A window of Brettanomyces nanus chromosome 2, complete sequence contains these coding sequences:
- a CDS encoding uncharacterized protein (EggNog:ENOG41), which produces MSSRSLNSHQKLSKSCDVCRAKKLKCDSGQDCGYCRKHGLVCVYSLVSKPGLKPGYGKDVLRRLTQLEDQSRVYEQRLRAMELQLSQPQMQQQLSQAPKQPIQPQQQQQLMPSESSQQLTLQMTHTVQVQQPPTQIDIKDPPFYDGLPRISTVRRLIDIFFVRVFSVFPIVHPHYTKAKIERYIKHVLSHPQGPTKEPPVVSFAIILNALQYTSPDLDIKLTAAEKDDLINKCKEKIILECYAISSIPQLQAITLMAFHRVANGSGTESWSVIGIAATGVISLNMSDIRQRIPTLPSSYRDGHSPASTGSVSSTNTKVIRTKRAKILKEPVDWLDEEDRRRLVWGIAILDVFSSFASGTPLRIPNSEIQFSAPFSTTAWLESRRSNGALFPSGSDKDGQDFYDAFSYYTQIIKIFRGVHSFLAQPRDISDKGAVGEWFVSFHQIETDIREWKDRLPLKYKLLLNSNVLDIRGSGAELSSMVLLHSAYNIALIKMHSAYGYPHLESYAFKHSELSRKICTSSVDSISALAKQIMEYESENGVKLLEYLGPHYGFNIWVCSRLLIADSIFSQKDGKTIDKNSMNIKLKLFCNILQGVGNYCPAIQKYNKILRQLINLNISVSSAVSDTSPNDAESEEDDDKMAPSQAIADMRINTDLLSLILANKLAVLEGQSTTTHPPSASQSTLDLQGMATKYILSDANQQESMPLEAFQFDASSYGFEDLFGYLDNNISQQ; this is translated from the coding sequence ATGAGCAGCAGAAGCTTGAATTCCCACCAGAAGCTGTCGAAATCGTGTGATGTGTGCCGggccaagaagttgaaatgTGATTCGGGCCAAGATTGTGGTTACTGTCGAAAGCACGGTCTTGTATGTGTGTATTCTCTAGTGAGTAAACCGGGTTTGAAGCCAGGCTATGGAAAGGATGTTTTGAGAAGGCTGACGCAGCTCGAAGATCAGAGTCGCGTTTACGAGCAGCGCTTGAGAGCCATGGAGCTGCAGCTTAGTCAGCCCCAAATGCAACAACAGCTCAGTCAGGCCCCCAAACAGCCAATACAgccacaacaacaacaacaactgATGCCATCAGAGAGTAGCCAACAGTTAACTCTACAGATGACTCACACCGTACAGGTACAGCAGCCTCCCACACAAATAGACATCAAAGACCCTCCGTTCTATGACGGACTGCCGAGAATCAGTACGGTTCGCAGACTAATCgacatcttctttgtcaGAGTATTTTCAGTGTTTCCCATTGTCCATCCACACTACACAAAGGCAAAGATCGAACGCTACATTAAACATGTTCTATCGCATCCTCAGGGACCAACAAAAGAGCCCCCTGTTGTGTCTTTCGCTATAATACTGAATGCTCTTCAGTATACATCGCCTGATCTTGATATTAAGCTGACGGCTGCTGAAAAGGATGACCTAATCAACAAATGCAAGGAGAAAATCATCTTGGAATGCTATGCTATTTCATCGATTCCTCAACTACAGGCCATCACTTTGATGGCTTTCCATAGAGTGGCCAATGGTAGTGGCACTGAATCGTGGTCTGTCATTGGTATCGCAGCAACGGGCGTAATCAGTCTAAATATGTCGGATATCAGACAGAGAATACCTAcacttccttcttcctaTAGGGACGGCCATTCACCTGCATCTACGGGTTCTGTTTCGTCGACTAATACGAAGGTGATCCGTACTAAGAGAGCCAAAATCTTGAAAGAACCTGTAGATTGGttggacgaagaagatagaagaagattggTTTGGGGTATTGCCATATTGGATGTGTTTAGCTCCTTTGCTTCTGGTACCCCCTTGCGAATTCCTAACTCAGAGATTCAGTTTTCAGCGCCTTTTTCTACTACTGCTTGGCtagaaagcagaagaagtaaCGGCGCACTGTTCCCCAGTGGCAGCGATAAGGACGGACAAGATTTCTACGATGCCTTTAGTTACTATACACAAATCATAAAGATTTTTAGAGGAGttcattcttttttggcTCAGCCTCGTGATATCAGCGATAAGGGTGCCGTTGGTGAATGGTTTGTATCATTCCATCAGATAGAAACAGATATTCGTGAGTGGAAGGATAGATTACCTTTGAAATAtaagcttcttttgaattCTAACGTGCTAGATATTCGTGGTTCAGGAGCAGAACTATCTAGCATGGTCTTGTTACACTCTGCCTATAATATTGCCTTGATAAAAATGCACAGTGCTTATGGTTACCCCCATCTGGAGTCTTATGCGTTTAAGCATTCAGAGCTGTCTAGGAAAATATGTACATCTTCGGTGGACAGCATCTCAGCATTGGCAAAGCAAATAATGGAATACGAGAGCGAGAATGGTGTCAAGTTGTTGGAGTATCTTGGTCCTCACTATGGATTCAATATCTGGGTCTGTTCGAGATTGCTCATTGCAGACAGTATCTTCAGTCAAAAAGATGGCAAGACTATTGACAAGAATAGCATGAATATCAAGCTGAAGTTATTCTGCAACATTCTCCAGGGAGTTGGAAACTACTGTCCTGCAATTCAAAAGTACAACAAAATTTTGAGGCagttgatcaatctgaATATATCTGTCAGCAGCGCGGTATCAGATACTAGCCCCAATGACGCTGAAAGtgaagaggatgacgaCAAGATGGCTCCATCCCAGGCCATTGCTGACATGAGAATCAACACCGATTTGCTCTCATTGATTCTTGCGAACAAACTCGCCGTTCTCGAAGGTCAGTCTACGACTACTCATCCACCGAGCGCTTCTCAATCAACCCTTGATTTGCAAGGGATGGCTACAAAGTACATTTTAAGTGACGCAAATCAGCAGGAGAGCATGCCATTGGAGGCATTTCAGTTTGATGCGTCATCATACGGGTTTGAGGACTTGTTTGGTTACCTAGACAACAATATTTCGCAGCAATGA
- a CDS encoding uncharacterized protein (EggNog:ENOG41), translating into MSQIESETKSPAGTAVVDVPSSSDSLRVSETKRSIYDNSKWYNRRIFGKLPPYSNGLSQIIMVSFVCFMCPGMFNALSGMGGAGLSSPSLANKANIALYSTFASVGFFSGTIVNLIGVRYALAFGGSGYSIYIASFLCYKHTQNQGFIIFAGAWLGITAATLWAATSTCNLAYPVEDKKGTYMFIFWSIFNLGGVIGSLIPLGQNMHNSSSTVTDGTYVAFLILTIVGFVLALFLLPVKNVRRTDGSKVIYQKHPSFNGEMRELFRVLMREPWILFLFPLFFASNWFYTYEQSDFNTTNFTVRTRALNSCLFWLMQMFGSLAIGLLLDFKKYSRRSRGLIGWVVVFCLTQLIWGLGFLWERNHTRADVITSPIDFSDGSRYVGPMFLYMFYGFFDAVWQCYAYWIMGAITNSARKAAIYAGYYKGLQSAGAAIAWSLDNDLKPYRAIYGSTWGLLAGSLVIAFPILYKKIEETTPIEQDLKDSDQTLDEVIGSEEFQKKAISTGVDA; encoded by the coding sequence ATGTCTCAAATAGAAAGCGAAACAAAATCTCCCGCTGGAACTGCTGTGGTTGATGTTCCATCCTCTTCAGACTCCCTTCGTGTCTCTGAAACTAAACGAAGTATCTACGATAATTCCAAATGGTATAATCGCCGTATATTTGGTAAGCTTCCACCTTACTCGAACGGTCTTTCTCAAATCATTATGGTTTCCTTTGTATGCTTCATGTGTCCGGGTATGTTCAATGCCTTGTCTGGTATGGGAGGTGCAGGTCtttcctctccttctttggccaacAAAGCTAATATTGCTCTTTATTCTACCTTTGCTTCGGTTGGTTTCTTCTCCGGTACTATCGTCAACTTGATTGGTGTTAGATACGCTTTGGCCTTTGGAGGTTCTGGTTACTCCATCTATAttgcttctttcctctGTTATAAGCACACTCAGAATCAGGGCTTCATTATCTTTGCCGGTGCCTGGTTGGGTATTACTGCTGCCACCTTGTGGGCGGCTACGTCTACCTGTAACCTTGCCTATCCCGTGGAGGATAAAAAGGGAACCTACAtgttcatcttctggagtATCTTTAACTTGGGTGGTGTTATCGGATCCCTAATTCCTTTAGGCCAAAATATGCACAACAGTAGCTCTACTGTTACTGACGGTACTTACGTTGCATTTTTAATCCTTACAATTGTTGGTTTCGTTCTTGCATTGTTCTTGCTACCTGTTAAGAATGTCAGAAGAACCGATGGTTCCAAAGTCATCTACCAGAAGCATCCGTCCTTTAATGGTGAAATGAGGGAGTTGTTCCGCGTGCTTATGAGAGAGCCTtggattcttttcctcttcccTCTATTTTTTGCCTCTAACTGGTTCTATACCTATGAACAGTCCGATTTCAACACAACAAACTTCACCGTTAGAACCAGGGCTTTGAACTCCTGTCTTTTTTGGCTTATGCAAATGTTTGGCTCTTTGGCAATCggtcttcttcttgatttcaagAAGTACTCAAGAAGATCTCGTGGTTTAATTGGCTGGGTTGTTGTTTTCTGCTTGACCCAACTAATCTGGGGTCTTGGTTTCTTATGGGAAAGGAACCATACCAGAGCAGATGTCATTACCAGTCCTATTGACTTTTCAGATGGTAGCAGATACGTTGGCCCTATGTTTCTTTATATGTTTTATGGCTTCTTTGATGCCGTCTGGCAATGTTATGCTTATTGGATCATGGGTGCAATCACTAATTCTGCAAGAAAAGCTGCTATCTATGCAGGATACTACAAGGGATTACAAAGTGCTGGTGCAGCAATTGCTTGGTCCTTGGATAATGACCTTAAACCTTATCGGGCCATCTATGGCTCGACATGGGGGTTGTTAGCTGGTTCCTTGGTCATTGCTTTCCCAATTTTGTAtaagaagattgaagaaactaCCCCTATCGAGCAGGACTTGAAGGATAGCGATCAAACTTTGGACGAGGTTATTGGTTCTGAAgaattccagaagaaagcCATATCCACCGGTGTTGATGCTTAG
- the DHG2 gene encoding L-rhamnose-1-dehydrogenase yields MSGAKLLQGKVVVVTGAATGIGRAIAEEMSKQGAKVAINYYPGRDKEIAEMKRDIPDLLAVPGDISKPETSEHLVAEVVKKFGELNVFVSNAGICKFEEFTNVSPELFRKTVAINLGGCYFATQAAAKQMIKQGKGGSIIGISSISALVGGSHQTHYTPTKAGILSLMQSEACALGQYNIRCNALLPGTIATQLNTEDLADPEKKHYMESRTPLGRIGVTSDMAGPAVFLASDLSSFVTGAQLLVDGGMYVNLQ; encoded by the coding sequence ATGTCCGGAGCAAAATTATTACAAGGAAAGGTCGTCGTTGTTACAGGTGCCGCTACAGGTATTGGTAGGGCCATCGCAGAAGAAATGTCAAAGCAAGGAGCCAAGGTGGCAATCAACTACTACCCAGGTAGAGATAAGGAAATTGCtgagatgaagagagatATTCCAGATTTGTTGGCTGTTCCCGGTGATATTTCAAAGCCAGAGACTTCTGAACATCTTGTTGCCGAGGTCGTTAAGAAGTTCGGTGAGTTGAATGTGTTTGTGTCAAACGCAGGTATCTGTAAATTTGAGGAGTTTACCAATGTCAGCCCAGAATTGTTCAGGAAAACTGTCGCTATCAATCTTGGTGGTTGCTATTTTGCAACACAGGCTGCTGCTAAACAGATGATTAAGCAAGGTAAAGGTGGTTCCATTATCGGAATTTCCTCTATCAGTGCATTAGTTGGTGGTTCTCATCAGACCCATTACACTCCAACCAAGGCTGGTATTTTGTCTTTGATGCAATCTGAAGCATGTGCTTTGGGTCAATACAACATCAGATGTAATGCATTGTTGCCTGGTACAATTGCCACGCAGTTGAACACAGAGGATTTGGCTGATccagagaagaagcattaCATGGAGAGTCGTACTCCTTTGGGAAGAATTGGTGTTACCTCTGACATGGCTGGTCCTGCTGTCTTTTTGGCTAGTGACTTGTCGAGCTTTGTTACAGGAgctcaacttcttgttgatgGAGGTATGTACGTTAACTTGCAGTAA
- a CDS encoding uncharacterized protein (EggNog:ENOG41): MFSALFLSIFLLFQETLVLGIPTSVQTTVTAQIKPGVGCSYGDDVASESGFNAKFYSYPHSNTAIWGDSSDFDTSWLMSSYQEFGFITEVSHVTEPQFQTTPLDTTTAELYGAEITVSNMTIELSGYFYARETGLFIFQLQAIDDAVLVWFGNGVSCCNSSETDDTEPTIGAYWERNSDVNGAGVAYVYMEEGSYYPIRLLYNNWDGAASLLFNVLTPTNVVIEDFSEYVYQFISIGGECSSSTASFPFSTITQTTGCTSDTYALETITTDTAGSTVTSTVVIVDEPDAPSICETGSTDSTTDSTESTDSNTESTESTDSTESTDSSTDSTNTTTNSTESTDSTESTDSSTDSSTDSTDTTTDSTESTDSTESTDSSTDTTESTESTDSSTESTESTDSTESTDSSTDSSESTDSSTDSTESTNSSIESTDSATDSSTESTDTTTESTESTDSSTDSTNTTTDSTESTDSSTESTDSSADSTDTTTDSTGSTESTESTDSSTDSTDTTTDSTESTDSSTESTDSATDSSTDSIDTATDSTDSSTESTESSIDPETEYTDSSTNPSTDPSTESIASSSNTANPSADSSTESTDSSLNSVDSSTDSSAESTNSRTDLTEKTKETKTDILTTEVTITN; the protein is encoded by the exons ATGTTTTCAGCTTTATTCCTCAGtattttccttttattTCAGGAAACGTTGGTTTTGGGTATTCCAACAAGTGTACAAACCACTGTTACTGCTCAAATTAAGCCTGGTGTTGGCTGCAGTTATGGCGATGACGTTGCTTCTGAATCCGGTTTCAATGCAAAATTCTATTCCTATCCTCACTCGAACACTGCTATCTGGGGAGATAGTTCAGATTTTGACACAAGCTGGTTAATGTCAAGCTACCAAGAATTTGGTTTTATTACCGAAGTGAGCCATGTTACCGAGCCTCAATTCCAAACAACTCCCCTTGATACAACTACCGCTGAACTTTATGGTGCCGAAATTACAGTATCCAATATGACTATTGAACTTAGCGGTTACTTTTATGCACGGGAAACAGGATTATTCAtatttcaacttcaagcaattgatgatgctgtTCTTGTCTGGTTTGGTAACGGAGTTTCTTGCTGCAATTCATCAGAAACAGATGACACCGAACCTACTATTGGTGCTTATTGGGAGCGTAACTCAGACGTCAATGGAGCGGGTGTTGCGTATGTCTATATGGAGGAAGGATCTTATTATCCAATAAGACTGCTTTATAATAATTGGGATGGTGCCGCTTCTTTGCTTTTCAACGTGCTTACACCTACAAACGTAGTTATCGAGGATTTCTCGGAGTACGTCTATCAGTTTATCAGTATCGGAGGAGAATGCTCGTCTTCTACTGCTTCCTTCCCTTTTAGTACAATCACACAAACTACTGGATGCACTTCAGACACATATGCTTTGGAAACCATCACTACTGATACAGCAGGTAGTACGGTGACAAGTACTGTCGTTATTGTTGATGAGCCTGATGCACCATCCATCTGCGAAACGGGCTCCACTGATTCTACTACCGACTCTACTGAATCAACCGATTCTAATACAGAATCAACTGAGTCAACTGATTCTACTGAGTCCACGGATTCTAGTACCGACTCTACCAATACTACCACCAATTCTACTGAGTCAACTGATTCTACTGAGTCCACGGATTCTAGTACCGACTCTAGTACCGACTCCACAGATACTACTACCGACTCTACTGAGTCCACCGACTCCACTGAGTCTACAGATTCTAGTACCGACACAACCGAGTCCACTGAATCAACCGATTCTAGTACAGAATCAACTGAGTCAACTGATTCTACTGAGTCCACGGATTCTAGTACCGACTCTAGTGAGTCTACAGATTCTAGTACCGACTCAACCGAGTCAACCAATTCTAGTATTGAATCAACGGATTCTGCTACTGACTCTAGTACCGAGTCCACGGATACTACTACCGAGTCTACTGAGTCAACGGATTCTAGTACCGACTCTACCAATACTACCACCGATTCTACTGAGTCAACTGATTCTAGTACTGAGTCAACCGATTCTAGTGCCGACTCCACCGATACTACTACCGACTCTACCGGGTCAACCGAATCCACTGAGTCAACTGACTCTAGTACTGACTCCACAGATACTACTACCGACTCCACCGAGTCAACGGATTCTAGTACTGAATCAACGGATTCTGCTACTGACTCTAGTACCGACTCCATAGATACTGCTACCGACTCCACAGATTCTAGTACTGAGTCGACTGAATCCAGCATCGATCCTGAAACTGAATATACTGATTCTAGTACAAACCCTAGTACGGACCCTAGTACCGAGTCCATTGCTTCTAGTTCAAACACCGCTAATCCTAGTGCTGATTCTAGTACTGAGTCCACTGATTCTAGTTTGAACTCCGTTGATTCTAGTACAGACTCTAGTGCTGAGTCCACCAATTCTAGAACAGATCTCACAGAAAAAACTAAGGAGACGAAAACGGATATCCTTACAACAGAAGTTACTATAACTA ATTAG
- a CDS encoding uncharacterized protein (EggNog:ENOG41), whose protein sequence is MNDEFAQFFLPGLEFDDTLFTSLSRQPSIRSVSDNSEKPILITSRTGSDDISVVDDTVFPDIRGVRTSHYSSLVPLEASEASPRTRQAVFHQDYDGGSAVKYQQASSTSTSFPQDLWGLSFPPSQIYTPSSMTSISQWLGSDSRSPIGLHANDSNASIRALDEIGMPIYQTSPNQDSLAKNRSLSAKKLKNVTETSNKSESCHQKGNPLALKTVPPPSVPQLINVSGEPVFFSASGNLDGRFYSSNKYLATSKKDEFPIACYRRNYIVLETVLEFSDLPHVLICEDGSRCKVRSIKMSVSSSSNFSSSPVDLSLFINHKKSIKAPQGLQETLMESSTIALDPSKGKQKIVLNRFQFKKATPNNGKRVIKDYYYLDVRIDLVVLGSDGIEKEASLTMLKSNAISVRGRNPSFYNDKMDIFIKEDEHGKTLRKRLSKPLVPQKVTEENKTPQNITLKIHSRYKYFPIKSNYYLPPLRAYYLPHSAAHREVKVDDLRLKRRMSNVPTYNFFIRRKDKVTS, encoded by the coding sequence ATGAACGACGAATTCGCACAGTTTTTCTTGCCTGGTCTGGAGTTTGATGATACTCTGTTCACTTCGCTCTCCCGTCAGCCCTCGATACGTTCCGTATCGGATAATTCGGAAAAACCTATTCTTATCACATCTCGCACCGGATCTGATGATATTTCTGTTGTCGATGATACCGTTTTCCCCGATATTAGGGGGGTCAGAACGTCGCATTATTCTAGTCTAGTGCCTCTAGAGGCCTCCGAGGCTTCACCACGTACTCGCCAGGCTGTTTTTCACCAGGATTATGATGGTGGTTCCGCAGTTAAATATCAGCAGGCTTCTTCcacttcaacttcttttccacaAGATTTATGGGGCTTATCCTTTCCTCCGAGTCAGATTTATACCCCATCCAGTATGACGTCAATTAGCCAGTGGCTCGGGTCTGACTCAAGATCTCCAATTGGTTTGCATGCGAATGATTCTAATGCATCCATTCGAGCTTTGGATGAAATAGGTATGCCTATATACCAgacttctccaaatcaagattctttggccaaaaatcgttctctttctgctaAAAAATTAAAGAATGTTACAGAAACGTCAAATAAATCTGAGTCTTGTCACCAAAAAGGCAACcctttggctttgaaaaCCGTACCACCACCATCGGTTCCTCAACTAATAAACGTTTCCGGGGAGCCGgtcttcttttctgcttcaGGTAATCTGGATGGTCGATTCTACTCTAGCAACAAATATCTCGCTACTAGCaagaaggatgaatttCCGATAGCTTGCTATAGAAGGAATTATATTGTTCTTGAGACGGTACTTGAATTCTCTGATCTTCCCCATGTTCTGATTTGTGAAGATGGATCTCGATGTAAAGTGCGTTCCATTAAGATGTCCgtttcatcatcttcgaaCTTTTCTAGTAGTCCAGTGGatctttcacttttcaTAAATCACAAGAAATCCATCAAAGCACCCCAAGGGTTACAGGAAACTCTAATGGAATCGTCAACGATTGCGTTGGACCCATCTAAAGGAAAACAGAAAATCGTGTTAAACAGATTTCAGTTCAAGAAAGCAACCCCTAATAACGGTAAACGAGTTATCAAAGATTATTACTATTTAGATGTTAGGATCGACCTTGTGGTATTGGGTTCAGATGGAATcgagaaagaagcttccCTTACCATGTTGAAGTCGAATGCGATATCGGTTAGAGGTAGGAATCCATCCTTCTACAATGATAAAATGGATATCTTCATTAAAGAGGATGAGCACGGCAAGACCTTGCGAAAGCGACTTTCAAAACCTCTGGTTCCTCAAAAGGTCactgaagaaaacaaaacCCCACAAAATATAACCCTAAAGATCCATTCCAGATACAAGTATTTTCCTATCAAGTCAAATTATTATCTACCCCCCTTACGCGCTTACTATCTACCGCATAGTGCAGCTCACAGAGAAGTTAAGGTTGACGATTTgaggttgaagagaagaatgagCAATGTCCCAACATATAACTTCTTTATCCGTCGTAAAGATAAGGTTACTAGCTGA
- a CDS encoding uncharacterized protein (EggNog:ENOG41), translating to MPSTLPHKYHDEIVENGYTVIKQLLSRDEIEKFLKLSREEIGKARNGDWPFVRFNGKQFPPWDKPEDEPDIWGVTHLMHPKWGSVGKQFQELYTDEKVLNVVKDILQTEDLNMELFNMLINPTKKDFDLRWHRDDVENSASDEKEMEILERCAFSGAQFNLALKDDVNLIVVPKSHARPRTAEERQKLKFEPITGQLVVHLEPGDCAFYNPNILHRATYSTKRERVTLHGSYGNYKNGKNRARLVLQHGVADWLDQFEPTNNEINIMADRLKQVSEQMKGKDLGYSLEG from the coding sequence ATGCCTTCTACTCTACCTCACAAATATCACGACGAAATTGTCGAAAACGGATACACCGTTATCAAACAACTCCTTTCTCGGGATGAGATCGAGAAATTCTTGAAATTGTCTCGCGAGGAAATCGGTAAGGCTAGAAATGGTGACTGGCCATTTGTCAGGTTTAACGGTAAGCAATTTCCACCTTGGGATAAGCCAGAAGATGAGCCGGATATCTGGGGAGTCACCCATTTGATGCATCCAAAGTGGGGCTCTGTTGGTAAGCAATTCCAAGAATTGTATACGGATGAGAAAGTTCTAAATGTAGTtaaagatattcttcagaCAGAAGATCTCAATATGGAATTGTTTAATATGCTTATCAATCCCACCAAGAAGGATTTCGATCTTCGTTGGCACAGAGACGATGTGGAAAATAGTGCCAGCgatgagaaggagatggaaaTACTGGAGAGATGTGCATTTTCCGGGGCTCAGTTTAATCTTGCTTTGAAGGATGATGTTAACCTTATAGTTGTTCCTAAGTCACACGCCAGACCAAGAACAGCTGAGGAGAGacaaaaattgaaattcGAGCCAATCACTGGTCAATTAGTGGTTCATCTAGAGCCAGGAGATTGTGCTTTTTACAATCCTAACATACTCCACAGGGCCACCTATTCTACCAAGAGAGAAAGGGTCACCTTACATGGCTCCTACGGTAATtacaaaaatggaaagaataGAGCAAGACTCGTTCTTCAGCACGGCGTTGCTGACTGGTTGGATCAGTTTGAGCCTACTAACAATGAGATCAATATCATGGCCGATAGGTTAAAGCAAGTTTCTGAGCAAATGAAGGGTAAGGATCTTGGATATTCCTTGGAAGGTTAG